The following coding sequences lie in one Primulina huaijiensis isolate GDHJ02 chromosome 2, ASM1229523v2, whole genome shotgun sequence genomic window:
- the LOC140965568 gene encoding uncharacterized protein: MELPQETEDYIRESIDDSVGLPVPSNTVLDKLHAVEAANLCLRKQYLSLQSKMREKHEIIERAGAEASMNAIALKKFVDENQKLAVECTNLLEQSNKWERECLLYEQDREALMDFANETDEKGKEAESRNQELVEQNKKLLEELQFFKLWAEAHTVDVPDYGLHMEQVLLDSLLTSMFGKDDLETTALCFLESNSAIEVCPKLLKMWSSLKPATQKIVAMVAEIKNLEKDKDHLKVNLNRAEEEVNVLFEVCNKLDEENQRLIRQCNREMHISSSDGKRTSNTSGKGKRKSSPKTSSTLEMKLDYSDSDSQRQPLSPLQSNSPESRIRKK; the protein is encoded by the exons ATGGAACTTCCGCAGGAAACGGAGGATTATATTCGAGAATCAATCGATGACAGTGTGGGCCTCCCGGTGCCCTCCAACACCGTGCTTGATAAGCTTCATGCAGTCGAAGCAGCCAACCTTTGCCTCCGCAAACAATATCTGTCTCTGCAATCCAAAATGAGAGAGAAACACGAAATTATCGAACGGGCTGGG GCAGAGGCGAGTATGAATGCAATTGCTTTAAAGAAATTTGTGGATGAAAACCAAAAATTGGCTGTGGAATGCACCAATTTGTTGGAGCAGAGCAACAAATGGGAGAGGGAGTGCTTGCTTTACGAACAAGATCGTGAAGCATTAATGGATTTTGCAAATGAGACAGATGAGAAAGGCAAGGAAGCTGAATCTCGAAACCAAGAATTGGTGGAGCAGAACAAGAAATTGTTAGAAGAGTTGCAATTTTTTAAGTTATGGGCTGAGGCACATACG GTTGATGTGCCTGACTACGGCCTGCATATGGAACAAGTGTTACTCGATTCACTGTTAACTTCTATGTTTGGCAAGGATGATTTAGAAACAACTGCACTTTGCTTTTTGGAGTCAAATAGTGCAATCGAAGTTTGCCCAaaactactgaaaatgtggagtAG CCTGAAGCCTGCGACGCAAAAGATTGTAGCAATGGTAGCAGAAATTAAGAACTTGGAAAAAGATAAGGATCATTTAAAGGTTAACCTTAATAGAGCTGAAGAGGAG GTGAACGTTCTGTTTGAAGTATGCAACAAGCTAGATGAGGAAAACCAAAGGTTGATACGGCAATGTAACAGAGAAATGCATATTTCTTCCTCCGATGGAAAGCGTACGAGCAATACTTCTGGAAAG GGGAAACGGAAGTCTAGCCCAAAAACAAGCAGTACATTGGAGATGAAACTTGATTACAGTGATTCTGATTCACAAAGACAGCCACTTTCGCCTCTGCAATCTAACTCACCCGAATCTAGAATACGCAAGAAGTAG